One Oncorhynchus kisutch isolate 150728-3 linkage group LG13, Okis_V2, whole genome shotgun sequence DNA window includes the following coding sequences:
- the LOC109902367 gene encoding uncharacterized protein LOC109902367 produces the protein MKGTEWEERGGGGAEGGEPGPHPFPVQQRQSFRGGSSFRQTQSVTHSERNLLPLYTDTSRRTGNTPDQLFPIIIISTNTTTTFLFTMASSKSSQTTRNIVIACLALWSVISLIIIVVWATSPDMKSASQCRAELQTLTEKHEGARVVYAKNKAALEEMVEEGHANQTRQLRETERLLEHLGQTNVSLDDCRQENVILGGNITVLEKEIETHKEIEANLTSEIMLNQEHIELLHENLTQASHKWASCVALHSAAESQRIAAESQTKACESSKLYLQKQLQKCKKDGGHASELLDNGVAAPQTSILALAVVLCVSLQLIT, from the exons ATGAAGGGAACAGAGtgggaggaaagggggggggggggggcagaggggggaGAGCCAGGGCCACACCCCTTTCCTGTCCAGCAGAGGCAGAGTTTTAGGGGAGGTTCATCCTTTAGACAGACTCAGTCAGTTACTCACTCTGAGAGGAACCTCCTGCCTCTTTACACAGACACCTCCCGCAGGACAGGAAACACTCCGGATCAACTTTTTccaatcatcatcatcagcaccaacaccaccacaacctTCTTGTTCACCATGGCCAGCTCCAAGTCATCCCAGACCACCCGCAACATTGTGATCGCCTGCCTGGCCCTGTGGTCGgtaatctctctcatcatcattgtGGTGTGGGCCACCTCTCCGGACATGAAGAGTGCCAGCCAGTGCCGAGCTGAACTACAGACCCTGACGGAGAAGCATGAGGGGGCCAGGGTGGTGTACGCCAAGAACAAGGCAGCcctggaggagatggtggaggagggcCACGCCAACCAGACCCGGCAgctcagggagacagagaggctcCTGGAGCACCTGGGACAGACCAACGTGTCCCTGGATGACTGTCGGCAGGAAAAC GTTATTTTGGGTGGAAACATTACAGTCCTGGAAAAAGAAATCGAGACGCATAAAGAAATCGAGGCAAACCTCACTTCAGAAATCATGCTAAACCAAG AGCACATTGAATTACTTCACGAGAACCTGACACAGGCCTCTCACAAGTGGGCGTCCTGTGTGGCTTTGCATTCAGCTGCTGAGAGCCAGCGGATAGCAGCCGAGAGCCAGACCAAGGCCTGCGAGTCCAGCAAGCTGTATTTACAGAAGCAGCT GCAGAAGTGCAAAAAGGACGGTGGCCATGCCTCCGAGCTATTGGATAACGGCGTTGCCGCACCCCAGACTAGCATTCTTGCCTTGGCCGTGGTCCTCTGCGTCAGTCTGCAATTGATAACAT GA
- the wdr18 gene encoding WD repeat-containing protein 18 isoform X1, with the protein METSEYLLCKWKGHHWPAKVLRRVCNSKRKKDMEVEMLGEGHSVYFVLQSVGAAEGNASPEPRMHREHLWTSDIFHPRAGDHASKRRDPIRELKYRRALRLALDMFPSGETSSTLVLGDPRTSEKGRDQQLPSAPEEQETRARRVIRANEPQSEENNDCASQKTSPGAAQENVTVHSVADVSSDLSLTPPSSSPLQPLQVSFDEQEDSSLEDDDLPSFTSPKKTLSITKGACVWCKYRRCPFWPAMIMYVFRKEKKASVVFIDTFLFTQKRKSVKVSLKNIKPFDCEESNELVDKAKEIYGTAIHYCLKLIGDYRIRLGCGSFSGSLVEYVADDISIPMRKMYLLGPSDSYLASPSQDVEDQRSYQGTPEDHATTKGSDQEPQVSKRLLPDRAKAARDRANDKLLQFIVDKRGVERHLQAIISGQVVSKWLKAFRKASGQAVDPYFETDQQVEQVFTYLRSIMEEALPSLPELDQIRFILEVLLPEAVIHGISEVDDISLVKAEEKYSQGPGISNREREEFDLMIVQQMKKKHCRNDKE; encoded by the exons atggAAACATCTGAATATCTCCTATGCAAGTGGAAAGGCCACCACTGGCCAGCTAAG GTTTTGAGAAGAGTGTGCAATTCCAAGAGGAAGAAGGATATGGAAGTGGAAATGTTGGGAGAAGGTCACAG TGTGTATTTTGTTTTGCAGAGTGTGGGTGCAGCAGAAGGAAACGCAAGCCCTGAACCAAGAATGCATCGAGAGCATCTCTGGACATCTGA TATCTTTCATCCTCGCGCAGGTGATCATGCTTCCAAAAGGAGGGACCCAATAAGAGAATTGAAATACCGGAGAGCACTGCGCTTGGCATTGGATATGTTCCCCTCAGGAGAGACGAGCAGCACTCTGGTGTTAGGAGACCCCAGAACATCCGAAAAGGGAAGAGACCAACAGTTGCCATCGGCGCCTGAAGAGCAAGAAACGAGAGCAAGACGCGTCATCCGAGCAAAT GAGCCTCAGTCTGAGGAAAACAACGATTGTGCCTCTCAAAAAACAAGTCCGGGTGCAGCTCAAGAGAATGTCACTGTTCACA GTGTGGCCGATGTGTCAAGTGATTTGAGCCTTACTCCACCTTCTTCATCCCCACTGCAACCGCTCCAAGTGTCCTTCGACGAACAGGAGGACAGTAGTCTGGAGGATGATGACCTACCCAGTTTCACTTCTCCAAAGA AAACCCTATCCATCACAAAGGGAGCTTGTGTCTGGTGTAAATATCGACGTTGCCCCTTCTGGCCTGCTATG ATCATGTATGTTTTCCGCAAAGAGAAGAAAGCCAGTGTCGTGTTCATCGACACATTTCTTTTCacacagaagaggaagag CGTCAAGGTCTCCTTAAAGAATATCAAGCCCTTTGACTGTGAGGAGTCAAATGAGTTGGTG GACAAAGCCAAGGAGATATATGGTACTGCCATCCACTATTGCCTGAAGCTTATTGGGGACTATAGAATTCGCCTTG GTTGTGGTTCATTTTCCGGTTCCCTCGTTGAGTATGTTGCTGATGACATCA GCATCCCTATGAGAAAGATGTACCTTCTCGGCCCATCTGACAGTTATCTGGCCTCGCCAAGTCAAGACGTGGAGGACCAGAGAAGTTACCAGGGGACTCCGGAAGACCATGCGACCACCAAGGGCAGTGACCAGGAGCCACAGGTCTCCAAGAGACTGCTACCTGACCGCGCCAAGGCTGCACGAGACCGGGCCAATGACAAACTACTGCAGTTCATCGTCGATAAAAGAGGCGTGGAAAGGCACTTGCAG GCTATTATCAGCGGTCAGGTGGTGTCCAAGTGGCTGAAAGCCTTCCGCAAGGCCAGTGGTCAAGCAGTGGACCCCTACTTTGAGACGGACCAGCAggtggagcaggttttcacttATCTCAGGAGCATCATGGAGGAAGCCTTGCCAAGTCTGCCAGAGTTAGATCAGATCCGCTTCATCCTCGAAGTGCTCTTACCAGAG GCTGTCATTCATGGAATCTCGGAGGTCGATGACATATCCCTGGTTAAGGCTGAAGAGAAATACTCACAAGGGCCTGGCATCAGTAATAG AGAGCGAGAGGAGTTTGACCTTATGATTGTGCAGCAGATGAAGAAAAAGCACTGCAGAAACGATAAAGAATAA
- the wdr18 gene encoding WD repeat-containing protein 18 isoform X3 — protein METSEYLLCKWKGHHWPAKVLRRVCNSKRKKDMEVEMLGEGHRVWVQQKETQALNQECIESISGHLSDHASKRRDPIRELKYRRALRLALDMFPSGETSSTLVLGDPRTSEKGRDQQLPSAPEEQETRARRVIRANEPQSEENNDCASQKTSPGAAQENVTVHSVADVSSDLSLTPPSSSPLQPLQVSFDEQEDSSLEDDDLPSFTSPKKTLSITKGACVWCKYRRCPFWPAMIMYVFRKEKKASVVFIDTFLFTQKRKSVKVSLKNIKPFDCEESNELVDKAKEIYGTAIHYCLKLIGDYRIRLGCGSFSGSLVEYVADDISIPMRKMYLLGPSDSYLASPSQDVEDQRSYQGTPEDHATTKGSDQEPQVSKRLLPDRAKAARDRANDKLLQFIVDKRGVERHLQAIISGQVVSKWLKAFRKASGQAVDPYFETDQQVEQVFTYLRSIMEEALPSLPELDQIRFILEVLLPEAVIHGISEVDDISLVKAEEKYSQGPGISNREREEFDLMIVQQMKKKHCRNDKE, from the exons atggAAACATCTGAATATCTCCTATGCAAGTGGAAAGGCCACCACTGGCCAGCTAAG GTTTTGAGAAGAGTGTGCAATTCCAAGAGGAAGAAGGATATGGAAGTGGAAATGTTGGGAGAAGGTCACAG AGTGTGGGTGCAGCAGAAGGAAACGCAAGCCCTGAACCAAGAATGCATCGAGAGCATCTCTGGACATCTGA GTGATCATGCTTCCAAAAGGAGGGACCCAATAAGAGAATTGAAATACCGGAGAGCACTGCGCTTGGCATTGGATATGTTCCCCTCAGGAGAGACGAGCAGCACTCTGGTGTTAGGAGACCCCAGAACATCCGAAAAGGGAAGAGACCAACAGTTGCCATCGGCGCCTGAAGAGCAAGAAACGAGAGCAAGACGCGTCATCCGAGCAAAT GAGCCTCAGTCTGAGGAAAACAACGATTGTGCCTCTCAAAAAACAAGTCCGGGTGCAGCTCAAGAGAATGTCACTGTTCACA GTGTGGCCGATGTGTCAAGTGATTTGAGCCTTACTCCACCTTCTTCATCCCCACTGCAACCGCTCCAAGTGTCCTTCGACGAACAGGAGGACAGTAGTCTGGAGGATGATGACCTACCCAGTTTCACTTCTCCAAAGA AAACCCTATCCATCACAAAGGGAGCTTGTGTCTGGTGTAAATATCGACGTTGCCCCTTCTGGCCTGCTATG ATCATGTATGTTTTCCGCAAAGAGAAGAAAGCCAGTGTCGTGTTCATCGACACATTTCTTTTCacacagaagaggaagag CGTCAAGGTCTCCTTAAAGAATATCAAGCCCTTTGACTGTGAGGAGTCAAATGAGTTGGTG GACAAAGCCAAGGAGATATATGGTACTGCCATCCACTATTGCCTGAAGCTTATTGGGGACTATAGAATTCGCCTTG GTTGTGGTTCATTTTCCGGTTCCCTCGTTGAGTATGTTGCTGATGACATCA GCATCCCTATGAGAAAGATGTACCTTCTCGGCCCATCTGACAGTTATCTGGCCTCGCCAAGTCAAGACGTGGAGGACCAGAGAAGTTACCAGGGGACTCCGGAAGACCATGCGACCACCAAGGGCAGTGACCAGGAGCCACAGGTCTCCAAGAGACTGCTACCTGACCGCGCCAAGGCTGCACGAGACCGGGCCAATGACAAACTACTGCAGTTCATCGTCGATAAAAGAGGCGTGGAAAGGCACTTGCAG GCTATTATCAGCGGTCAGGTGGTGTCCAAGTGGCTGAAAGCCTTCCGCAAGGCCAGTGGTCAAGCAGTGGACCCCTACTTTGAGACGGACCAGCAggtggagcaggttttcacttATCTCAGGAGCATCATGGAGGAAGCCTTGCCAAGTCTGCCAGAGTTAGATCAGATCCGCTTCATCCTCGAAGTGCTCTTACCAGAG GCTGTCATTCATGGAATCTCGGAGGTCGATGACATATCCCTGGTTAAGGCTGAAGAGAAATACTCACAAGGGCCTGGCATCAGTAATAG AGAGCGAGAGGAGTTTGACCTTATGATTGTGCAGCAGATGAAGAAAAAGCACTGCAGAAACGATAAAGAATAA
- the wdr18 gene encoding WD repeat-containing protein 18 isoform X2: METSEYLLCKWKGHHWPAKVLRRVCNSKRKKDMEVEMLGEGHRGVCILFCRVWVQQKETQALNQECIESISGHLSDHASKRRDPIRELKYRRALRLALDMFPSGETSSTLVLGDPRTSEKGRDQQLPSAPEEQETRARRVIRANEPQSEENNDCASQKTSPGAAQENVTVHSVADVSSDLSLTPPSSSPLQPLQVSFDEQEDSSLEDDDLPSFTSPKKTLSITKGACVWCKYRRCPFWPAMIMYVFRKEKKASVVFIDTFLFTQKRKSVKVSLKNIKPFDCEESNELVDKAKEIYGTAIHYCLKLIGDYRIRLGCGSFSGSLVEYVADDISIPMRKMYLLGPSDSYLASPSQDVEDQRSYQGTPEDHATTKGSDQEPQVSKRLLPDRAKAARDRANDKLLQFIVDKRGVERHLQAIISGQVVSKWLKAFRKASGQAVDPYFETDQQVEQVFTYLRSIMEEALPSLPELDQIRFILEVLLPEAVIHGISEVDDISLVKAEEKYSQGPGISNREREEFDLMIVQQMKKKHCRNDKE; encoded by the exons atggAAACATCTGAATATCTCCTATGCAAGTGGAAAGGCCACCACTGGCCAGCTAAG GTTTTGAGAAGAGTGTGCAATTCCAAGAGGAAGAAGGATATGGAAGTGGAAATGTTGGGAGAAGGTCACAG AGGAGTGTGTATTTTGTTTTGCAGAGTGTGGGTGCAGCAGAAGGAAACGCAAGCCCTGAACCAAGAATGCATCGAGAGCATCTCTGGACATCTGA GTGATCATGCTTCCAAAAGGAGGGACCCAATAAGAGAATTGAAATACCGGAGAGCACTGCGCTTGGCATTGGATATGTTCCCCTCAGGAGAGACGAGCAGCACTCTGGTGTTAGGAGACCCCAGAACATCCGAAAAGGGAAGAGACCAACAGTTGCCATCGGCGCCTGAAGAGCAAGAAACGAGAGCAAGACGCGTCATCCGAGCAAAT GAGCCTCAGTCTGAGGAAAACAACGATTGTGCCTCTCAAAAAACAAGTCCGGGTGCAGCTCAAGAGAATGTCACTGTTCACA GTGTGGCCGATGTGTCAAGTGATTTGAGCCTTACTCCACCTTCTTCATCCCCACTGCAACCGCTCCAAGTGTCCTTCGACGAACAGGAGGACAGTAGTCTGGAGGATGATGACCTACCCAGTTTCACTTCTCCAAAGA AAACCCTATCCATCACAAAGGGAGCTTGTGTCTGGTGTAAATATCGACGTTGCCCCTTCTGGCCTGCTATG ATCATGTATGTTTTCCGCAAAGAGAAGAAAGCCAGTGTCGTGTTCATCGACACATTTCTTTTCacacagaagaggaagag CGTCAAGGTCTCCTTAAAGAATATCAAGCCCTTTGACTGTGAGGAGTCAAATGAGTTGGTG GACAAAGCCAAGGAGATATATGGTACTGCCATCCACTATTGCCTGAAGCTTATTGGGGACTATAGAATTCGCCTTG GTTGTGGTTCATTTTCCGGTTCCCTCGTTGAGTATGTTGCTGATGACATCA GCATCCCTATGAGAAAGATGTACCTTCTCGGCCCATCTGACAGTTATCTGGCCTCGCCAAGTCAAGACGTGGAGGACCAGAGAAGTTACCAGGGGACTCCGGAAGACCATGCGACCACCAAGGGCAGTGACCAGGAGCCACAGGTCTCCAAGAGACTGCTACCTGACCGCGCCAAGGCTGCACGAGACCGGGCCAATGACAAACTACTGCAGTTCATCGTCGATAAAAGAGGCGTGGAAAGGCACTTGCAG GCTATTATCAGCGGTCAGGTGGTGTCCAAGTGGCTGAAAGCCTTCCGCAAGGCCAGTGGTCAAGCAGTGGACCCCTACTTTGAGACGGACCAGCAggtggagcaggttttcacttATCTCAGGAGCATCATGGAGGAAGCCTTGCCAAGTCTGCCAGAGTTAGATCAGATCCGCTTCATCCTCGAAGTGCTCTTACCAGAG GCTGTCATTCATGGAATCTCGGAGGTCGATGACATATCCCTGGTTAAGGCTGAAGAGAAATACTCACAAGGGCCTGGCATCAGTAATAG AGAGCGAGAGGAGTTTGACCTTATGATTGTGCAGCAGATGAAGAAAAAGCACTGCAGAAACGATAAAGAATAA
- the wdr18 gene encoding WD repeat-containing protein 18 isoform X4: MFPSGETSSTLVLGDPRTSEKGRDQQLPSAPEEQETRARRVIRANEPQSEENNDCASQKTSPGAAQENVTVHSVADVSSDLSLTPPSSSPLQPLQVSFDEQEDSSLEDDDLPSFTSPKKTLSITKGACVWCKYRRCPFWPAMIMYVFRKEKKASVVFIDTFLFTQKRKSVKVSLKNIKPFDCEESNELVDKAKEIYGTAIHYCLKLIGDYRIRLGCGSFSGSLVEYVADDISIPMRKMYLLGPSDSYLASPSQDVEDQRSYQGTPEDHATTKGSDQEPQVSKRLLPDRAKAARDRANDKLLQFIVDKRGVERHLQAIISGQVVSKWLKAFRKASGQAVDPYFETDQQVEQVFTYLRSIMEEALPSLPELDQIRFILEVLLPEAVIHGISEVDDISLVKAEEKYSQGPGISNREREEFDLMIVQQMKKKHCRNDKE; encoded by the exons ATGTTCCCCTCAGGAGAGACGAGCAGCACTCTGGTGTTAGGAGACCCCAGAACATCCGAAAAGGGAAGAGACCAACAGTTGCCATCGGCGCCTGAAGAGCAAGAAACGAGAGCAAGACGCGTCATCCGAGCAAAT GAGCCTCAGTCTGAGGAAAACAACGATTGTGCCTCTCAAAAAACAAGTCCGGGTGCAGCTCAAGAGAATGTCACTGTTCACA GTGTGGCCGATGTGTCAAGTGATTTGAGCCTTACTCCACCTTCTTCATCCCCACTGCAACCGCTCCAAGTGTCCTTCGACGAACAGGAGGACAGTAGTCTGGAGGATGATGACCTACCCAGTTTCACTTCTCCAAAGA AAACCCTATCCATCACAAAGGGAGCTTGTGTCTGGTGTAAATATCGACGTTGCCCCTTCTGGCCTGCTATG ATCATGTATGTTTTCCGCAAAGAGAAGAAAGCCAGTGTCGTGTTCATCGACACATTTCTTTTCacacagaagaggaagag CGTCAAGGTCTCCTTAAAGAATATCAAGCCCTTTGACTGTGAGGAGTCAAATGAGTTGGTG GACAAAGCCAAGGAGATATATGGTACTGCCATCCACTATTGCCTGAAGCTTATTGGGGACTATAGAATTCGCCTTG GTTGTGGTTCATTTTCCGGTTCCCTCGTTGAGTATGTTGCTGATGACATCA GCATCCCTATGAGAAAGATGTACCTTCTCGGCCCATCTGACAGTTATCTGGCCTCGCCAAGTCAAGACGTGGAGGACCAGAGAAGTTACCAGGGGACTCCGGAAGACCATGCGACCACCAAGGGCAGTGACCAGGAGCCACAGGTCTCCAAGAGACTGCTACCTGACCGCGCCAAGGCTGCACGAGACCGGGCCAATGACAAACTACTGCAGTTCATCGTCGATAAAAGAGGCGTGGAAAGGCACTTGCAG GCTATTATCAGCGGTCAGGTGGTGTCCAAGTGGCTGAAAGCCTTCCGCAAGGCCAGTGGTCAAGCAGTGGACCCCTACTTTGAGACGGACCAGCAggtggagcaggttttcacttATCTCAGGAGCATCATGGAGGAAGCCTTGCCAAGTCTGCCAGAGTTAGATCAGATCCGCTTCATCCTCGAAGTGCTCTTACCAGAG GCTGTCATTCATGGAATCTCGGAGGTCGATGACATATCCCTGGTTAAGGCTGAAGAGAAATACTCACAAGGGCCTGGCATCAGTAATAG AGAGCGAGAGGAGTTTGACCTTATGATTGTGCAGCAGATGAAGAAAAAGCACTGCAGAAACGATAAAGAATAA